A genomic segment from Camarhynchus parvulus chromosome 7, STF_HiC, whole genome shotgun sequence encodes:
- the LOC115905577 gene encoding proline-rich protein 2-like, whose amino-acid sequence MPSTGAQIRPQRPQSVPEPQFCARKGRPGGAGAAVSGTRTQHRRPLLTGEPAPLRHTTRCSADPIIPLPHPGAAKQREPGSPGGAVPVPPKGAARRPATARRLPPRAAGGRCPAEEPEPSERGSAPAPPRQPARPPEGAEAPPPAPGPQRRPAGTAPRAGSGLHRTHGIRQPPGCTERRAAPAPQAALNPRAAPAPQAALNPRAAPRSHTTPNPRGCTEPPRSPALLTWSLPRFRPARSAVLQFISFTLTLIVKN is encoded by the coding sequence ATGCCATCCACCGGAGCTCAAATCCGGCCACAGCGCCCGCAGAGCGTCCCGGAGCCGCAGTTCTGCGCGAGGAAGGGGCGCCCAGGAGGCGCCGGGGCCGCCGTGTCCGGCACCCGCACCCAGCACCGCCGCCCCCTCCTCACGGGAGAGCCGGCGCCGCTCCGCCACACCACCCGCTGCAGCGCCGACCCCATcatccccctgccccatcccggAGCCGCGAAACAAAGGGAGCCGGGGAGTCCCGGGGGAGCTGTACCTGTGCCGCCGAAGGGCGCTGCCCGCCGTCCCGCCAccgcccgccgcctcccgccccgAGCCGCCGGCGGACGCTGCCCTGCCGAGGAGCCGGAGCCGAGCGAgcggggctcagccccagcccctccccgcCAGCCCGCACGCCCGCCCGAAGGGGCGGaggcgccgccgcccgccccgggcccgcaGCGCCGCCCGGCGGGCACCGCTCCCCGCGCGGGGTCCGGGCTGCACCGAACCCACGGGATCCGCCAACCCCCGGGCTGCACCGAACGCCGGGCTGCACCCGCTCCTCAGGCTGCGCTGAACCCCCGGGCTGCACCCGCTCCTCAGGCTGCGCTGAACCCCCGGGCTGCACCGAGATCCCACACTACACCGAACCCCCGGGGCTGCACCGAACCCCCGCGATCCCCCGCCCTCCTCACCTGGTCTCTCCCGCGCTTCAGACCCGCCCGCTCTGCAGTTCTTCAGTTCATTTCTTTCACCCTCACCTTAATCGTCAAAAACTAA